In one Musa acuminata AAA Group cultivar baxijiao chromosome BXJ2-5, Cavendish_Baxijiao_AAA, whole genome shotgun sequence genomic region, the following are encoded:
- the LOC103985168 gene encoding uncharacterized protein LOC103985168 isoform X2: MPTEKSVSQARLDGSVLNSNIQISVKESSLNFSQDHRPSSSTNENMRNNQSNNGINWDGSETSCLEMFQPERTSGLPSTSRKPVDNVDAALATVSDVANCANGSSHSSPSFSRSIHQPELGDLHANEIVNPSDDVVGNHSTNTDYVSVIPRLSSTLHFSSEDHLGATSSGSDAQTSTGSGEQRNGSLLHVDLVSVSSDVPSGSGEEISSESRRNTRRHFWDAFSRHSSMTVDSATLSSISENNGLGYQDRWLLDIDGHAFRDGVEDDSLYLRQRHHGLNGVSWHTRSEIRERLHSGSNNNDGQASSCPSGLHQDGTCSCTLLMTEVSSTRASIARIFVLAEALFEVLDEIHRQPGSLSLSVVSVPALESVVNSLPSKIHKKLDTALSKNDVEQCYICLADYEDGDVVRILPCHHEYHMACVDKWLKEIHGVCPLCRGDVTEAVTESFMSNS, encoded by the exons ATGCCAACGGAGAAATCAGTCAGTCAAGCAAGACTGGATGGTTCTGTATTAAATTCTAATATCCAGATCTCAGTCAAGGAGTCTTCATTAAACTTTTCACAAGACCATAGGCCTTCTAGCTCCACCAATGAAAACATGAGAAATAATCAAAGCAATAATGGCATCAATTGGGACGGCTCGGAAACCTCTTGCCTGGAGATGTTCCAACCTGAGAGGACTTCTGGTCTACCAAGTACCTCGAGGAAACCAGTTGATAATGTTGATGCCGCTTTAGCAACGGTATCAGACGTTGCTAATTGTGCAAATGGTAGTTCCCATAGCTCGCCAAGTTTCTCACGTAGCATACATCAACCTGAGCTTGGAGATTTACATGCAAATGAGATTGTTAACCCCTCAGATGATGTTGTGGGAAACCACAGTACCAATACGGATTACGTTTCTGTTATTCCAAGGTTATCCTCAACTTTGCATTTTTCAAGTGAAGATCATctaggtgcaacctcttctggttCAGATGCCCAAACATCAACTGGATCAGGTGAGCAGAGAAATGGAAGTCTACTTCATGTTGATTTGGTCAGTGTCTCTTCTGATGTTCCCAGTGGCTCTGGGGAGGAAATTAGTAGCGAGTCACGGAGGAATACTAGAAGACATTTCTGGGATGCCTTTTCTAGACACAGTTCCATGACTGTTGACTCGGCAACACTATCTTCAATTTCAGAGAATAATGGTCTAGGATATCAGGACAGGTGGCTACTAGACATTGATGGTCATGCTTTTAGAGATGGGGTTGAAGATGATTCATTATACTTACGGCAGAGACACCATGGACTAAATGGAGTCAGTTGGCATACGAGATCTGAG ATAAGGGAGCGTCTTCATTCTGGATCTAATAATAATGATGGACAAGCATCTTCCTGTCCATCAGGTCTCCACCAAGATGGCACATGCTCTTGCACATTGTTAATGACTGAAGTGTCGAGCACCCGAGCCAGTATTGCACGAATTTTTGTGTTAGCTGAAGCTTTATTTGAG GTTTTGGATGAAATTCATCGCCAGCCTGGATCACTGTCACTTTCTGTGGTCTCAGTCCCAGCACTGGAATCAGTTGTCAACTCCTTGCCATCAAAGATTCACAAAAAACTCGACactgctttgagcaaaaatgatgTGGAACA ATGTTACATCTGCCTGGCTGATTACGAGGATGGAGACGTCGTGCGAATACTTCCCTGCCACCATGAATATCACATGGCCTGTGTCGATAAATGGCTCAAAGAAATTCATGG TGTATGCCCTCTGTGCCGCGGTGATGTTACGGAAGCTGTTACAGAGAGTTTTATGTCCAACTCATAA
- the LOC103985168 gene encoding uncharacterized protein LOC103985168 isoform X4, whose translation MGSGSSRMAPRLPRHRPRRRPRLGLAAFLCGGAAAVSAASTSSSGSSQIEDMPTEKSVSQARLDGSVLNSNIQISVKESSLNFSQDHRPSSSTNENMRNNQSNNGINWDGSETSCLEMFQPERTSGLPSTSRKPVDNVDAALATVSDVANCANGSSHSSPSFSRSIHQPELGDLHANEIVNPSDDVVGNHSTNTDYVSVIPRLSSTLHFSSEDHLGATSSGSDAQTSTGSGEQRNGSLLHVDLVSVSSDVPSGSGEEISSESRRNTRRHFWDAFSRHSSMTVDSATLSSISENNGLGYQDRWLLDIDGHAFRDGVEDDSLYLRQRHHGLNGVSWHTRSEIRERLHSGSNNNDGQASSCPSGLHQDGTCSCTLLMTEVSSTRASIARIFVLAEALFEYC comes from the exons ATGGGTTCAGGAAGCAGTCGCATGGCCCCGCGGTTGCCGCGCCACCGGCCGCGACGCCGGCCGAGGCTCGGGCTCGCCGCCTTCCTCTGCGGCGGAGCCGCGGCCGTCTCTgccgcctccacctcctcctccggctCCTCTCAG ATTGAAGATATGCCAACGGAGAAATCAGTCAGTCAAGCAAGACTGGATGGTTCTGTATTAAATTCTAATATCCAGATCTCAGTCAAGGAGTCTTCATTAAACTTTTCACAAGACCATAGGCCTTCTAGCTCCACCAATGAAAACATGAGAAATAATCAAAGCAATAATGGCATCAATTGGGACGGCTCGGAAACCTCTTGCCTGGAGATGTTCCAACCTGAGAGGACTTCTGGTCTACCAAGTACCTCGAGGAAACCAGTTGATAATGTTGATGCCGCTTTAGCAACGGTATCAGACGTTGCTAATTGTGCAAATGGTAGTTCCCATAGCTCGCCAAGTTTCTCACGTAGCATACATCAACCTGAGCTTGGAGATTTACATGCAAATGAGATTGTTAACCCCTCAGATGATGTTGTGGGAAACCACAGTACCAATACGGATTACGTTTCTGTTATTCCAAGGTTATCCTCAACTTTGCATTTTTCAAGTGAAGATCATctaggtgcaacctcttctggttCAGATGCCCAAACATCAACTGGATCAGGTGAGCAGAGAAATGGAAGTCTACTTCATGTTGATTTGGTCAGTGTCTCTTCTGATGTTCCCAGTGGCTCTGGGGAGGAAATTAGTAGCGAGTCACGGAGGAATACTAGAAGACATTTCTGGGATGCCTTTTCTAGACACAGTTCCATGACTGTTGACTCGGCAACACTATCTTCAATTTCAGAGAATAATGGTCTAGGATATCAGGACAGGTGGCTACTAGACATTGATGGTCATGCTTTTAGAGATGGGGTTGAAGATGATTCATTATACTTACGGCAGAGACACCATGGACTAAATGGAGTCAGTTGGCATACGAGATCTGAG ATAAGGGAGCGTCTTCATTCTGGATCTAATAATAATGATGGACAAGCATCTTCCTGTCCATCAGGTCTCCACCAAGATGGCACATGCTCTTGCACATTGTTAATGACTGAAGTGTCGAGCACCCGAGCCAGTATTGCACGAATTTTTGTGTTAGCTGAAGCTTTATTTGAG TACTGCTGA
- the LOC135612670 gene encoding probable E3 ubiquitin-protein ligase RHY1A isoform X2, translating to MIMAGMLPGVECARRRRFQNGGSVDSLTSCSRRSAFPLCTTGHDMHPSSSISMRSIMNKEIHEEALGHTAREARERLDARLRIKRHNSLGCMKLGKSEGCSHGRLHRILGSVQRQVFSSKKSTRKFSWSKLRWKASEQADCAVCLEDFQEGDMLVHLPCAHRFHWNCVLPWLESSSHCPCCRMTIFLG from the exons ATGATCATGGCCGGCATGCTCCCCGGCGTGGAGTGCGCCCGGCGGCGGCGATTCCAGAACGGTGGCTCCGTCGACTCCCTAACCAGCTGCTCAAGGAGATCAGCCTTTCCCCTTTGCACAACCGGGCATGACATGCATCCCAGCAGTAGCATCTCCATG AGATCCATCATGAACAAGGAGATCCATGAAGAGGCACTTGGACATACTGCTAGGGAAGCCAGGGAGAGGTTGGATGCAAGGCTAAGGATCAAAAG GCACAACAGCTTGGGATGCATGAAGCTGGGCAAGAGCGAAGGGTGCAGCCATGGACGGCTGCACAGGATCCTTGGCAGCGTGCAGAGGCAGGTGTTCTCTTCCAAGAAGAGTACCAGGAAGTTTAGCTGGAGCAAGTTGAGGTGGAAGGCATCAGAGCAAGCAGATTGTGCGGTGTGCTTGGAGGATTTCCAGGAAGGAGACATGTTGGTTCACCTGCCATGCGCTCACAGGTTCCACTGGAATTGTGTGCTGCCATGGCTGGAAAGCAGCTCCCATTGCCCATGCTGCAGAATGACAATCTTTCTTGGATAG
- the LOC103985168 gene encoding uncharacterized protein LOC103985168 isoform X3, translating into MGSGSSRMAPRLPRHRPRRRPRLGLAAFLCGGAAAVSAASTSSSGSSQIEDMPTEKSVSQARLDGSVLNSNIQISVKESSLNFSQDHRPSSSTNENMRNNQSNNGINWDGSETSCLEMFQPERTSGLPSTSRKPVDNVDAALATVSDVANCANGSSHSSPSFSRSIHQPELGDLHANEIVNPSDDVVGNHSTNTDYVSVIPRLSSTLHFSSEDHLGATSSGSDAQTSTGSENNGLGYQDRWLLDIDGHAFRDGVEDDSLYLRQRHHGLNGVSWHTRSEIRERLHSGSNNNDGQASSCPSGLHQDGTCSCTLLMTEVSSTRASIARIFVLAEALFEVLDEIHRQPGSLSLSVVSVPALESVVNSLPSKIHKKLDTALSKNDVEQCYICLADYEDGDVVRILPCHHEYHMACVDKWLKEIHGVCPLCRGDVTEAVTESFMSNS; encoded by the exons ATGGGTTCAGGAAGCAGTCGCATGGCCCCGCGGTTGCCGCGCCACCGGCCGCGACGCCGGCCGAGGCTCGGGCTCGCCGCCTTCCTCTGCGGCGGAGCCGCGGCCGTCTCTgccgcctccacctcctcctccggctCCTCTCAG ATTGAAGATATGCCAACGGAGAAATCAGTCAGTCAAGCAAGACTGGATGGTTCTGTATTAAATTCTAATATCCAGATCTCAGTCAAGGAGTCTTCATTAAACTTTTCACAAGACCATAGGCCTTCTAGCTCCACCAATGAAAACATGAGAAATAATCAAAGCAATAATGGCATCAATTGGGACGGCTCGGAAACCTCTTGCCTGGAGATGTTCCAACCTGAGAGGACTTCTGGTCTACCAAGTACCTCGAGGAAACCAGTTGATAATGTTGATGCCGCTTTAGCAACGGTATCAGACGTTGCTAATTGTGCAAATGGTAGTTCCCATAGCTCGCCAAGTTTCTCACGTAGCATACATCAACCTGAGCTTGGAGATTTACATGCAAATGAGATTGTTAACCCCTCAGATGATGTTGTGGGAAACCACAGTACCAATACGGATTACGTTTCTGTTATTCCAAGGTTATCCTCAACTTTGCATTTTTCAAGTGAAGATCATctaggtgcaacctcttctggttCAGATGCCCAAACATCAACTGGATCAG AGAATAATGGTCTAGGATATCAGGACAGGTGGCTACTAGACATTGATGGTCATGCTTTTAGAGATGGGGTTGAAGATGATTCATTATACTTACGGCAGAGACACCATGGACTAAATGGAGTCAGTTGGCATACGAGATCTGAG ATAAGGGAGCGTCTTCATTCTGGATCTAATAATAATGATGGACAAGCATCTTCCTGTCCATCAGGTCTCCACCAAGATGGCACATGCTCTTGCACATTGTTAATGACTGAAGTGTCGAGCACCCGAGCCAGTATTGCACGAATTTTTGTGTTAGCTGAAGCTTTATTTGAG GTTTTGGATGAAATTCATCGCCAGCCTGGATCACTGTCACTTTCTGTGGTCTCAGTCCCAGCACTGGAATCAGTTGTCAACTCCTTGCCATCAAAGATTCACAAAAAACTCGACactgctttgagcaaaaatgatgTGGAACA ATGTTACATCTGCCTGGCTGATTACGAGGATGGAGACGTCGTGCGAATACTTCCCTGCCACCATGAATATCACATGGCCTGTGTCGATAAATGGCTCAAAGAAATTCATGG TGTATGCCCTCTGTGCCGCGGTGATGTTACGGAAGCTGTTACAGAGAGTTTTATGTCCAACTCATAA
- the LOC103985168 gene encoding uncharacterized protein LOC103985168 isoform X1 — MGSGSSRMAPRLPRHRPRRRPRLGLAAFLCGGAAAVSAASTSSSGSSQIEDMPTEKSVSQARLDGSVLNSNIQISVKESSLNFSQDHRPSSSTNENMRNNQSNNGINWDGSETSCLEMFQPERTSGLPSTSRKPVDNVDAALATVSDVANCANGSSHSSPSFSRSIHQPELGDLHANEIVNPSDDVVGNHSTNTDYVSVIPRLSSTLHFSSEDHLGATSSGSDAQTSTGSGEQRNGSLLHVDLVSVSSDVPSGSGEEISSESRRNTRRHFWDAFSRHSSMTVDSATLSSISENNGLGYQDRWLLDIDGHAFRDGVEDDSLYLRQRHHGLNGVSWHTRSEIRERLHSGSNNNDGQASSCPSGLHQDGTCSCTLLMTEVSSTRASIARIFVLAEALFEVLDEIHRQPGSLSLSVVSVPALESVVNSLPSKIHKKLDTALSKNDVEQCYICLADYEDGDVVRILPCHHEYHMACVDKWLKEIHGVCPLCRGDVTEAVTESFMSNS, encoded by the exons ATGGGTTCAGGAAGCAGTCGCATGGCCCCGCGGTTGCCGCGCCACCGGCCGCGACGCCGGCCGAGGCTCGGGCTCGCCGCCTTCCTCTGCGGCGGAGCCGCGGCCGTCTCTgccgcctccacctcctcctccggctCCTCTCAG ATTGAAGATATGCCAACGGAGAAATCAGTCAGTCAAGCAAGACTGGATGGTTCTGTATTAAATTCTAATATCCAGATCTCAGTCAAGGAGTCTTCATTAAACTTTTCACAAGACCATAGGCCTTCTAGCTCCACCAATGAAAACATGAGAAATAATCAAAGCAATAATGGCATCAATTGGGACGGCTCGGAAACCTCTTGCCTGGAGATGTTCCAACCTGAGAGGACTTCTGGTCTACCAAGTACCTCGAGGAAACCAGTTGATAATGTTGATGCCGCTTTAGCAACGGTATCAGACGTTGCTAATTGTGCAAATGGTAGTTCCCATAGCTCGCCAAGTTTCTCACGTAGCATACATCAACCTGAGCTTGGAGATTTACATGCAAATGAGATTGTTAACCCCTCAGATGATGTTGTGGGAAACCACAGTACCAATACGGATTACGTTTCTGTTATTCCAAGGTTATCCTCAACTTTGCATTTTTCAAGTGAAGATCATctaggtgcaacctcttctggttCAGATGCCCAAACATCAACTGGATCAGGTGAGCAGAGAAATGGAAGTCTACTTCATGTTGATTTGGTCAGTGTCTCTTCTGATGTTCCCAGTGGCTCTGGGGAGGAAATTAGTAGCGAGTCACGGAGGAATACTAGAAGACATTTCTGGGATGCCTTTTCTAGACACAGTTCCATGACTGTTGACTCGGCAACACTATCTTCAATTTCAGAGAATAATGGTCTAGGATATCAGGACAGGTGGCTACTAGACATTGATGGTCATGCTTTTAGAGATGGGGTTGAAGATGATTCATTATACTTACGGCAGAGACACCATGGACTAAATGGAGTCAGTTGGCATACGAGATCTGAG ATAAGGGAGCGTCTTCATTCTGGATCTAATAATAATGATGGACAAGCATCTTCCTGTCCATCAGGTCTCCACCAAGATGGCACATGCTCTTGCACATTGTTAATGACTGAAGTGTCGAGCACCCGAGCCAGTATTGCACGAATTTTTGTGTTAGCTGAAGCTTTATTTGAG GTTTTGGATGAAATTCATCGCCAGCCTGGATCACTGTCACTTTCTGTGGTCTCAGTCCCAGCACTGGAATCAGTTGTCAACTCCTTGCCATCAAAGATTCACAAAAAACTCGACactgctttgagcaaaaatgatgTGGAACA ATGTTACATCTGCCTGGCTGATTACGAGGATGGAGACGTCGTGCGAATACTTCCCTGCCACCATGAATATCACATGGCCTGTGTCGATAAATGGCTCAAAGAAATTCATGG TGTATGCCCTCTGTGCCGCGGTGATGTTACGGAAGCTGTTACAGAGAGTTTTATGTCCAACTCATAA
- the LOC103985178 gene encoding transmembrane 9 superfamily member 11-like: MGFAAGSSAKMGFFGGLGLWILISCLAIRSGDGFYLPGSYPHRYPAGGAIPVKVNSLISIDTEISFSYYSLPFCRPVEGIKDSAENLGELLMGGRIDNSLYRFKMVTNESDVFRCRSDPLSAHDLGLLKKRIDG; encoded by the coding sequence ATGGGTTTCGCGGCAGGATCCAGCGCCAAGATGGGATTTTTCGGTGGCCTCGGCCTCTGGATTTTGATCTCTTGCCTGGCGATACGTTCCGGCGACGGGTTCTACCTTCCCGGCAGCTACCCGCACCGGTACCCCGCCGGCGGCGCCATCCCGGTCAAGGTAAACTCCCTCATCTCCATCGACACCGAGATATCCTTCAGCTACTACAGCCTCCCGTTCTGCCGCCCGGTGGAGGGGATCAAAGACAGCGCCGAGAACCTCGGGGAGCTTCTCATGGGCGGCCGCATTGACAACTCCCTGTACCGCTTCAAGATGGTCACGAACGAATCCGATGTCTTCCGCTGCCGGTCCGACCCGCTCTCCGCCCACGACTTGGGCCTCCTCAAGAAGAGGATCGACGGTTAA
- the LOC135612670 gene encoding uncharacterized protein LOC135612670 isoform X1, with the protein MIMAGMLPGVECARRRRFQNGGSVDSLTSCSRRSAFPLCTTGHDMHPSSSISMQRSIMNKEIHEEALGHTAREARERLDARLRIKRHNSLGCMKLGKSEGCSHGRLHRILGSVQRQVFSSKKSTRKFSWSKLRWKASEQADCAVCLEDFQEGDMLVHLPCAHRFHWNCVLPWLESSSHCPCCRMTIFLG; encoded by the exons ATGATCATGGCCGGCATGCTCCCCGGCGTGGAGTGCGCCCGGCGGCGGCGATTCCAGAACGGTGGCTCCGTCGACTCCCTAACCAGCTGCTCAAGGAGATCAGCCTTTCCCCTTTGCACAACCGGGCATGACATGCATCCCAGCAGTAGCATCTCCATG CAGAGATCCATCATGAACAAGGAGATCCATGAAGAGGCACTTGGACATACTGCTAGGGAAGCCAGGGAGAGGTTGGATGCAAGGCTAAGGATCAAAAG GCACAACAGCTTGGGATGCATGAAGCTGGGCAAGAGCGAAGGGTGCAGCCATGGACGGCTGCACAGGATCCTTGGCAGCGTGCAGAGGCAGGTGTTCTCTTCCAAGAAGAGTACCAGGAAGTTTAGCTGGAGCAAGTTGAGGTGGAAGGCATCAGAGCAAGCAGATTGTGCGGTGTGCTTGGAGGATTTCCAGGAAGGAGACATGTTGGTTCACCTGCCATGCGCTCACAGGTTCCACTGGAATTGTGTGCTGCCATGGCTGGAAAGCAGCTCCCATTGCCCATGCTGCAGAATGACAATCTTTCTTGGATAG